One window of the Pseudochaenichthys georgianus chromosome 21, fPseGeo1.2, whole genome shotgun sequence genome contains the following:
- the irs2b gene encoding insulin receptor substrate 2, with translation MASPPTTGDQPLLASNTINNIKKCGYLKKQKHGHKRFFVLKESSEGSPSRLEYYESEKKWKNKSAAKRVIPLDCCLNINKRADAKHKYLIALYTKDEYFAVAAENEQEQESWYRVLSDLMTEGKVYDGSASNSASSLVGFDEASYGVITPATAVYKEVWQVNLKSKGLGQTRNVTGVYRLCLSSRTISFVKLNSEVASVILQLMNIRRCGHSDSFFFIEVGRSAATGPGEFWMQADDSVVAQNIHETILEAMKALKELSEFRPRSKSQSSGTNPISVPTRRHLNHLPPSQTGLTRRSRTDSMAMTSPVSRFSSCRIRTASEGDGTMARPLSVTGSPLSPGVHRTLLTRSHTISMRPCRTFEFSSLQHSKSMSMPLSPSPPIATHSHGSMSSCPDTSAPRPSSCSASFSGSPSDAGFISCEEYGTSPADARDLRLPLSLRSNTPESLRADTPPSRDGSELDGYTIMERQNGYRRLPELEKAYRKRTYSLTTPRQPRGPPQVSSASLDEYTLMKATYSSGSQSFRRCHTASPKGIYPEDYRDVHMGNSGLQGDSGYMPMMPGVPPTGSKHDPYMPMSPMCVSAPKQIINPRSHSSAGLVPHTDSPGSVSLEDSGYMRMLCGTKMSVESTDGKLTNGEYLNMSPVDPLGSVTPPDYILSPSGGDTYPLHHHRQPYFYSSLPHSVKGQLQRSGSTDKDQYVVMSLQRQSIEEESNYCPISPVDSEASSSPGTPSTPSSAPSPAPSPLRLARVDGGLVHRNRVCRPTLLALESLRTLPCMSEHPLPSEPRSPGEYINIDFTSATRDQLACTESSESSLSFICEEGGSLPLSDYANVDVISPGHLGLHNSGASPLAGCLDHKPEVLSCPSVVKTHQNRQGCEKGEEKKSIERNTEERGMVEEYPLQQQVSQPAPVKDDYTEMTFSPPAPLPALCPPEDAPLPTSPTACVQRLSLDSSIMDGVPAVDSFLLGGPSLSGSLVDPHRGAKVIRADPQGRRRHSSETFSSTTTVTPVCPSFAHDTKRHSSASVENVSHTVCSSEGSDEDNSSNSPMCRDLSAGYQNGLNYIALNLMEGNIGGSRLGSCDGLLRFKTTACGCKGGMNGFNTSPYASMGFKETAAAVKE, from the coding sequence ATGGCGAGTCCGCCAACCACGGGAGATCAGCCGTTATTGGCCAGTAATACGATCAACAATATCAAGAAATGCGGATATCTAAAGAAGCAGAAACATGGACATAAGCGTTTTTTCGTTTTAAAAGAGTCGAGCGAAGGTTCCCCTTCCCGACTGGAGTACTACGAAAGTGAGAAGAAATGGAAAAACAAATCGGCCGCCAAGAGAGTTATTCCCCTGGACTGCTGTCTTAATATCAACAAGAGAGCGGACGCAAAACACAAATATCTAATTGCTCTTTATACCAAGGATGAGTATTTTGCAGTGGCTGCAGAAAATGAGCAGGAGCAGGAGAGCTGGTACCGGGTGCTGTCGGATTTAATGACAGAGGGGAAAGTCTACGACGGCTCGGCGTCCAACTCTGCGTCCTCACTGGTTGGCTTCGACGAGGCGAGCTACGGGGTAATAACCCCGGCTACCGCCGTCTACAAGGAGGTCTGGCAAGTAAACCTGAAATCAAAAGGCTTGGGACAGACCAGAAATGTGACCGGAGTGTACAGGCTATGTCTCTCCAGCCGGACTATCAGCTTTGTGAAGCTGAACTCAGAGGTTGCCTCCGTCATTTTACAGCTGATGAATATCCGGAGGTGCGGCCATTCTGACAGCTTTTTCTTCATTGAGGTTGGTCGGTCTGCAGCCACGGGTCCGGGGGAGTTCTGGATGCAGGCGGATGACTCTGTGGTGGCTCAAAATATCCACGAAACTATCTTGGAGGCTATGAAAGCCTTGAAGGAGTTGTCGGAATTCCGTCCCCGCAGCAAAAGCCAGTCATCTGGGACAAACCCCATCTCTGTGCCCACCCGGAGGCACCTGAATCATCTCCCCCCCAGCCAGACCGGGCTCACCCGGCGCTCGCGCACTGACAGCATGGCTATGACCTCTCCTGTGAGCAGATTTTCCTCCTGTAGAATACGCACGGCTAGCGAGGGCGATGGCACCATGGCACGTCCCCTGTCAGTGACTGGCAGCCCCCTCAGCCCAGGGGTCCACAGGACCCTCCTGACCAGGTCTCACACCATTTCGATGCGCCCTTGTAGAACATTTGAATTTTCTTCCCTCCAGCACAGTAAGTCCATGTCTATGCCCCTGTCTCCTTCCCCACCCATAGCCACCCATAGCCATGGGAGTATGTCCTCCTGCCCAGACACCAGTGCCCCCCGCCCCTCCAGCTGCAGTGCCTCCTTCTCAGGCTCCCCCAGTGATGCTGGCTTTATATCTTGTGAGGAGTATGGCACTAGCCCTGCGGACGCACGGGACCTTAGGCTACCGCTCTCCCTCCGTAGCAACACTCCTGAGTCTCTGAGAGCAGACACCCCCCCCTCCCGGGATGGCAGTGAGCTTGATGGCTACACCATAATGGAGCGGCAGAATGGTTACCGCCGGTTACCGGAGCTGGAAAAGGCTTATCGAAAGCGCACATACTCCCTCACTACCCCCCGCCAGCCGAGGGGTCCACCCCAGGTATCTTCAGCCTCTCTGGATGAGTATACTCTTATGAAGGCCACTTACAGCAGTGGAAGCCAGTCTTTTCGAAGGTGTCACACAGCCTCCCCAAAAGGCATCTATCCTGAGGATTACAGGGATGTTCACATGGGCAATAGTGGTCTCCAAGGTGACAGTGGCTATATGCCCATGATGCCAGGTGTGCCACCGACAGGATCCAAGCATGACCCCTACATGCCCATGAGCCCaatgtgtgtttctgctccaaAGCAGATCATCAACCCCCGCTCACACTCTTCAGCAGGACTGGTCCCACACACAGACTCCCCTGGGAGTGTTTCACTGGAGGACAGTGGCTATATGCGGATGTTGTGCGGAACCAAAATGTCAGTGGAGAGCACTGATGGAAAGCTCACCAATGGAGAGTACCTGAACATGTCTCCGGTTGACCCTCTGGGGTCTGTCACCCCCCCAGACTACATCCTCAGTCCTTCAGGGGGAGATACCTATCCCCTGCATCATCACAGACAGCCTTATTTTTACAGCTCTCTGCCACACTCAGTTAAAGGCCAGTTGCAGCGCAGCGGGTCCACAGACAAAGACCAGTATGTGGTGATGAGTTTACAGAGACAGAGCATAGAAGAGGAGTCAAACTATTGTCCTATCTCTCCGGTGGACTCTGAGGCCAGCAGTTCTCCGGGGACACCAAGCACCCCTTCTTCTGCCCCATCCCCTGCCCCATCTCCTCTCAGATTAGCTCGGGTGGATGGAGGTCTTGTACACAGGAATAGGGTGTGTCGGCCCACCCTCCTGGCTCTGGAATCCCTTAGAACTCTACCATGTATGAGTGAACACCCGCTTCCCTCAGAGCCACGCAGCCCTGGAGAGTACATCAACATCGACTTTACTAGTGCTACTCGCGACCAGCTGGCATGTACAGAGAGCTCCGAGTCATCTTTGAGTTTTATCTGTGAAGAGGGGGGATCCCTGCCACTCTCAGACTATGCTAATGTTGATGTCATCTCCCCGGGTCACCTTGGCCTACACAACTCAGGGGCTTCTCCCCTTGCAGGGTGCCTAGACCACAAGCCTGAAGTTCTGTCTTGTCCTAGTGTGGTGAAAACCCATCAGAACAGGCAGGGATGTGAGAAGGGAGAAGAGAAAAAAAGCATAGAGAGAAATACTGAGGAGAGGGGGATGGTAGAGGAATATCCTCTCCAACAGCAGGTGAGCCAGCCTGCTCCAGTCAAGGATGACTACACTGAGATGACTTTCAGTCCTCCGGCCCCTCTACCTGCTCTCTGCCCCCCTGAGGATGCCCCCCTCCCCACCAGCCCCACAGCCTGTGTCCAGAGACTCAGCCTTGACAGCAGCATTATGGATGGGGTGCCCGCTGTGGACTCTTTTCTCCTGGGGGGTCCTTCGTTATCTGGATCCCTTGTGGATCCACACAGAGGGGCCAAAGTGATCCGAGCTGACCCTCAGGGGCGCCGGCGGCACAGTTCGGAGACCTTTTCCTCCACCACCACTGTCACACCAGTGTGCCCATCCTTTGCCCACGACACCAAGCGGCACAGCTCTGCCTCTGTGGAGAATGTGTCGCACACTGTCTGCAGCTCTGAGGGTTCAGACGAGGACAATAGCAGCAACAGCCCCATGTGCAGGGACTTGTCAGCTGGTTATCAAAATGGACTTAACTACATTGCCTTAAACTTGATGGAGGGAAACATTGGAGGATCCAGGTTAGGCAGCTGTGATGGACTTCTGAGGTTCAAGACGACAGCCTGTGGATGCAAAGGGGGCATGAACGGTTTCAACACTAGCCCCTACGCCAGCATGGGATTCAAGGAGACTGCGGCTGCTGTTAAAG